The Rhododendron vialii isolate Sample 1 chromosome 8a, ASM3025357v1 genome has a window encoding:
- the LOC131298850 gene encoding glycosyltransferase BC10 translates to MKRRVNPLKSHHQWKRRLLLIVLFLGFCWASVVLLESQSSRIRTLGLFSPPYVQKPKIAFLFIARNRLPLDMVWDAFFQGDKENKFSIFVHSRPGFLFNRATTRSTYFLNRQVNDSIQVDWGEASMIRAERILLKHAFADPFNVRFLFLSDSCIPLYNFSYTYDYIMSAPTSFVDSFSDTKEGRYNPKMHPVIPLHNWRKGSQWVVLTRKHAEITMKDDTVYPMFQWHCKRRPLPEFWRQHPMPADVSKEHNCIPDEHYVQTLLAREGLEGEITRRTLTHTSWDLSSVKDPKRQGWHPVTYKLADATPTVIQSIKGIDNIYYETEYRREWCTSKGKPSPCFLFARKFTRPAALRLLNMSVLGASHRSDK, encoded by the exons ATGAAACGAAGGGTTAATCCGTTGAAGTCGCATCACCAATGGAAGAGAAGGCTATTATTAATCGTGCTGTTCTTGGGGTTTTGCTGGGCGAGTGTGGTTTTACTGGAGTCGCAGTCCAGTCGAATCAGGACGTTGGGTCTGTTTTCTCCTCCTTATGTTCAGAAGCCGAAAATCGCGTTCCTGTTTATCGCGAGGAATCGGCTTCCGCTGGATATGGTTTGGGATGCTTTCTTTCAG GGAGATAAAGAGAACAAATTTTCAATCTTCGTTCACTCTAGGCCTGGGTTCCTCTTCAACAGGGCAACAACAAGATCAACTTATTTCCTAAATCGTCAAGTTAATGACAGCATACAG GTAGATTGGGGAGAGGCGAGCATGATTAGGGCAGAGCGTATTTTACTGAAGCACGCATTTGCGGATCCTTTTAATGttcgatttctttttctttcagaCAG CTGCATACCGTTGTACAACTTCAGCTACACATATGACTATATTATGTCTGCACCAACTAGTTTTGTGGACAG TTTTTCTGACACAAAAGAGGGCCGCTACAATCCAAAAATGCATCCTGTGATTCCTCTTCATAACTGGAGGAAAGGATCCCAG TGGGTTGTTCTCACAAGAAAACATGCAGAGATTACAATGAAAGATGACACAGTATATCCTATGTTTCAATGGCATTGCAAG AGGAGGCCGCTACCTGAGTTTTGGCGACAGCATCCCATG CCTGCTGATGTATCGAAGGAGCATAATTGTATACCAGATGAACACTACGTTCAGACATTACTGGCG CGAGAAGGACTTGAAGGCGAGATTACACGGAGGACGCTGACTCATACATCATGGGATCTTTCATCCGTCAAAGACCCTAAACGGCAGGGATGGCATCCCGTGACATATAAGTTAGCAGATGCTACTCCCACAGTGATCCAATCTATTAAG GGTATAGATAATATCTATTATGAGACAGAATACCGAAGAGAATGGTGCACTAGCAAGGGGAAACCCTCTCCATGCTTCCTTTTTGCTAGGAAGTTCACTAGGCCAGCTGCTCTTCGGCTTCTTAACATG TCTGTGTTGGGAGCTTCGCATAGAAGCGACAAGTAA
- the LOC131298851 gene encoding high affinity nitrate transporter 2.7 — protein MEEPPPPKPTLHFSLPVDADHKATEFRLFSLSSPHMLAFHLSWLSLFSNFFSTFSIPPLISFIRSDLQLSSTDIGRAGIASFTGSIFARLAMGTACDLFGPRIASSTLSFLTAPVVLSVSLIQSPPSFILVRFLIGFCLANFVANQFWMSSMFSPNVVGLANGFAAGWANVGSGVTQLLMPLIVTLLTDYFQIPTSTAWRAAFVVPAVFQSVTALLLLIYGQDLPDGNYSSKKNSPKTCGSGNNFFTVLFRGLRNYRGWILGLTYGYCFGVELTTDNIIAEYFYDRFGVDVDVAGAIAASFGLANVVSRPAGGVVSDEMGRRFGMRGRLWSLWVVQTVAGLLCVLLGRVDSLWGSVVVMCCFSVFVQAASGLTFGVVPFVSKRSMGVISGMTGSGGTVGAVVTQLLLFSGSNQFSTPTGISLMGLMMIVSTLSLGLIYFPKWGGMFCGPSLEPNSQDEEDYFLLE, from the exons ATGGAagaaccaccaccacccaaaCCCACACTCCACTTCTCTCTCCCGGTCGATGCCGACCACAAAGCCACCGAATTCCGcctcttctccctctcctctccccaCATGCTCGCCTTCCACCTCTCctggctctctctcttctccaacttcttCTCCACCTTCTCCATCCCCCCTCTCATCTCATTCATCCGCTCCGACCTCCAACTCTCCTCCACCGACATTGGCCGCGCCGGCATCGCCTCCTTCACCGGCTCCATCTTCGCCCGCCTCGCCATGGGCACCGCCTGCGACCTCTTCGGCCCCCGCATCGCCTCCTCCACCCTCTCCTTCCTCACCGCCCCCGTCGTCCTCTCCGTCTCCTTAATCCAATCCCCCCCTTCCTTCATCCTCGTCCGCTTTCTCATCGGCTTCTGCCTGGCCAACTTCGTCGCCAACCAGTTCTGGATGTCCTCCATGTTCTCCCCCAACGTCGTCGGCCTAGCTAACGGCTTCGCCGCTGGCTGGGCCAATGTGGGATCCGGCGTGACCCAACTGCTCATGCCCCTCATCGTCACTCTCCTAACCGACTATTTCCAAATCCCGACGTCAACTGCCTGGCGCGCCGCCTTCGTGGTCCCCGCGGTGTTCCAGTCCGTAACTGCCCTTCTGTTACTGATCTACGGCCAGGATCTCCCCGATGGAAACTACAGCAGTAAAAAGAACTCGCCTAAAACTTGCGGCAGCGGTAATAACTTTTTCACCGTGTTGTTTAGGGGGCTTAGGAATTACCGGGGGTGGATACTGGGGTTGACGTACGGGTACTGCTTCGGAGTCGAATTGACCACGGATAACATAATTGCGGAGTACTTTTACGACAG GTTCGGGGTGGATGTGGACGTGGCGGGGGCGATAGCGGCGAGTTTCGGGCTGGCGAATGTCGTGTCGAGGCCGGCGGGAGGGGTGGTGTCGGACGAGATGGGGCGGAGGTTTGGGATGAGGGGGAGGCTGTGGAGCCTCTGGGTGGTGCAGACGGTGGCGGGCTTGCTCTGTGTTTTGCTTGGGAGGGTTGACTCGCTGTGGGGTTCTGTCGTTGTTATGTGCTGCTTCTCGGTGTTCGTTCAGGCGGCTTCCGGGCTTACGTTTGGAGTGGTGCCTTTTGTTTCCAAAAG gTCAATGGGAGTGATATCAGGAATGACAGGGAGTGGTGGGACTGTAGGAGCAGTGGTGACCCAACTTCTCTTGTTTTCAGGGTCCAACCAATTCTCAACCCCAACCGGCATTTCACTCATGGGCCTGATGATGATTGTCTCTACTCTCTCGCTGGGCCTCATCTATTTCCCAAAATGGGGTGGCATGTTCTGCGGCCCATCTCTTGAGCCCAACTCCCAAGATGAAGAAGATTACTTTTTGCTTGAATAA
- the LOC131298492 gene encoding UPF0481 protein At3g47200-like: MPGDSITAGGVDEVEPVQKGSTNWANEEWVVDIRNELDRLLHDGPTALRERFSKKRSMIYKVPAFLKNLNNKAYEPQMVSFGPYHYGKEHLMPMEKRKHTMLLDYLQRSGKPLESYVNALAPVVQDLKDFYNALEPRWHGDTSGFLKLMVLDGCFMLHFIDRESHYGLNRDMLLLENQLPILVLLKIDQVRNYVSHTGSSGKAFQFWSAIELTEAGIRLKPSIAVEQGRISFNADDGVLRLPRLEVDHATESIFRNLIAFDSLHVGDLRGELTSFIYFMRQLIKIPRDVSVLIARGIIVNNGVGSDEAIVRLFDSLSKEVPMLNPFTSKMFNDVYEPILDYRRKPQNRLRAYVVHAYHESTNWSPLAYLSILAAILLFILSFLQTWYTLYPYYHPRK, from the exons ATGCCGGGAGATTCAATCACAGCAGGTGGTGTCGATGAAGTTGAGCCCGTGCAGAAGGGTAGTACTAATTGGGCAAATGAGGAGTGGGTCGTAGACATAAGAAACGAACTCGATCGGCTCTTGCATGATGGTCCGACAGCGCTGCGGGAACGCTTCTCAAAGAAGCGATCCATGATCTACAAAGTGCCGGCTTTCCTGAAAAACCTAAACAACAAAGCCTACGAGCCTCAAATGGTGTCCTTTGGTCCTTACCATTACGGAAAGGAACATTTGATGCCAATGGAGAAGCGCAAGCACACCATGCTCCTCGATTATCTCCAAAGATCAGGGAAGCCTCTGGAATCATATGTCAACGCTCTGGCCCCAGTGGTGCAAGATTTGAAAGACTTTTACAATGCACTCGAACCTCGTTGGCATGGGGATACCAGCGGATTCTTGAAGCTAATGGTCCTAGATGGCTGCTTCATGCTCCATTTCATAGATCGTGAGTCTCATTACGGACTTAAC CGGGACATGCTCCTCCTTGAAAATCAACTGCCCATCCTTGTTCTCCTAAAGATTGATCAAGTGCGAAAC TATGTCTCCCATACTGGTTCATCTGGCAAAGCATTTCAATTCTGGTCAGCAATTGAACTTACGGAAGCTGGGATCAGGTTGAAACCGTCAATCGCAGTAGAGCAGGGGAGAATCTCGTTCAACGCCGATGACGGGGTCCTAAGACTCCCACGCTTGGAGGTGGACCATGCGACGGAATCGATATTTCGAAACTTGATAGCTTTCGACAGCCTCCACGTTGGCGACTTACGGGGTGAACTGACTTCCTTTATTTACTTCATGCGGCAGCTAATAAAAATCCCTAGAGATGTCAGCGTGTTGATAGCCAGAGGCATCATAGTAAATAATGGCGTCGGAAGTGACGAAGCTATCGTCCGACTCTTTGACTCACTCTCTAAGGAGGTACCGATGCTCAACCCATTTACTTCGAAAATGTTTAATGATGTGTATGAACCAATCCTGGACTACCGCCGCAAGCCACAGAATAGGCTCCGTGCATATGTTGTTCACGCCTACCACGAGAGTACTAATTGGAGTCCCTTGGCTTATTTGTCTATCCTTGCCGCCATTCTCCTTTTCATCCTCTCCTTTCTTCAAACTTGGTACACCCTCTATCCATATTACCACCCACGCAAATAA